Within the Nocardioides humi genome, the region ACCGACGGCGGCTGGTGCCAGGTCCTCGCCAACTGGGTGATCGAGTGCGACCGGCCCTGGGACGAGCGGCTCGCCACCTGGCTGCCCGAGGAGTGCGACGCGCTCGTCGTGCAGCGCGAGGTGCTCGACCCGGCGTCGTACGTCGAGCTGTGGCTCAAGGACTCCGGCCACCACCCCGCGACGGGCGGGGACCCGGCGGCGTACGCACAGCGGTACGACACCTGGCTGTCCTGGCTGGAGGAGCAGGGCGTCGGCGGGATCGGGTTCGGCTGGATCAACCTCCGTCGCACCGGCTGCGGCACCACCGACCTCCTCGAGTGGCCGTACGACGTCGAGCAGCCGATCGCGCCGGCCATCGCCGCCTGGGCGGACTCCGCGCTGGCCGCGCGCTCGCTCGACGCCGGCACCCGGCTGGCGACCCGCGCGGACGTCGTCCAGGAGACGGCCGGTCCGGTCGGCGCCGAGGACCCGGCGACCATCGTGCTGCGCCAGCAGCGCGGCTTCCGCCGCGCCCGGCAGGTCGACACGGTCACCGCGGCGGTCGTGGGCGCCTGCGACGGCGACCTGCCGGTGGGCTCGCTCGTCGACGCGGTCGGCCAGCTGCTGGAGCGGGACCCCGCCAGCCTGCGCGAGGTGTACCTGCCCGAGCTCGCCGAGCTGGTGGCGGAGGGCTTCCTCGCGCCGGCCGACACCACGGATACGGCAGACTGGAGCGCGTGACGAACGCAGGCTGGTACCCCGACCCCGCTGGCGCGCCCGACACCTACCGCTACTGGGACGGTCAGGCCTGGAGCCAGATGACCACCACCCAGCCGTCCGGCGGCGCGCGACCGGACGCGGCGCCGGCGAGCCCGGCCCCGGCCGAGCCGACGGCGTACGGCGCGGTGCCGAGCCCGCCTCCGCCTCCGGCCGCCCCGAACCCCTACGCCCAGCAGCAGGGCGGCGGGTACGGCGGGTACGGCGGCTACGGTCAGCCGCAGCAGTGGAGCCCCACGCCGGCCCCCGGGGCGGAGGCGGCGGCAACAAGACGGTCGTGATCGTGCTCGCGGCCGTGGTCGCGCTGGTGCTGCTCGGTGTCGCCGGGTTCTTCGGCGTCCGGGCGCTGACCGGCGACGACGACAAGAAGGCCGACGACGACAGCTCGCAGACGGAGCAGACGGGGAAGTCGGACGAGACCGACTCGTCGAGCACGGTCCGGCCCACTGGCATCCAGTGCACGGGCGGGTCGCCGGCGCCCTCGGAGGACCCCGACCCCGCCGCCACCGAGCTCACGGGCGGCGGGCTGACGATCCCGCGGCAGCCGTCGTACGAGATCGTGACGGGCGACCGGGTGGCCTTCACCTTCGCCAACGCGTTCGTGCTTCAGTACACCGAGGTCGAGGCCAGCTGGATCAGTCTCACCGGTGTGGGCGGGCTGCCGAAGGCCAACGGCTTCGACGACATCGCCACCGCCGCCGAGGTCGTCATGCAGTGCCTGACGGGCAGCGACAAGGTCTACCGCGGCTTCACGGGCCGCACGGACACGGTCAACGAGGAGACCACGGTCGACGGCAAGCCGGCGTACCGGATCACCTCCGAGATCCGGGTCACCGACCCCGAGGTCACCGTCGAGGGCGACGTGACGGACGTCGTCGTGGTGGACACCGGCGACCCGAGCACGTACGGCAT harbors:
- a CDS encoding DUF2510 domain-containing protein, with protein sequence MTNAGWYPDPAGAPDTYRYWDGQAWSQMTTTQPSGGARPDAAPASPAPAEPTAYGAVPSPPPPPAAPNPYAQQQGGGYGGYGGYGQPQQWSPTPAPGAEAAATRRS